Within Synechococcus sp. NB0720_010, the genomic segment AGGCTGTAAAGCGAGCCGCTGGCGGCCGTGAGCAACAGCGGTGCCGCTGCCAGTGGAACGAGCAGTCGATGCAACCGCCGAGCCCGGTGTTGCAGAGAGCGGGGCATGGGCGTCACTCCTCGCGCAGTTCCTTGTGCAGCATCGCTTCGTTGCTGCAGGGCATCCAGCGGCCGTTGTTGTCGTGCACCCCATCACAGCCGAGCTGCTTGGCCCGTTGCTCGGCCTCGGATCGGGTCGAGTAGAGCCCCTTGGAGTGGGCCCAGCTGGCTTGAGGAAGTAGCAGTGTGGCGCTGAGCAGCACTGTGACAATGGTGCAGCGCTGGGGGACTGGGCTGATCACAGTGAAAACAGAGCGTCGTACTTGTAGTAAGCCGGTTTGTTGAGACCGTCACGCCGAAGCATGCGGCGCAGCTCGATGATTTCGCGGCGCTGGGTCACGATGATCTGGCGCGCCAGCCGCAGGATTGTGGGGTTGGTGGATTTATCCAGGGCGTCGTGCGCCATCTCCAGTGCACCGCCGTGGTGCTGAATCATGCCCTCAAGAAACCAGTTCACCCGGGTTTCAGGGCTGGGGGCCGATCCGCTCATCTGCATCGCCGTGATCTGTGCGGCGCTCATCCGCCGCAGGGCTTCCAGGCTGTTGGGATTGCCACCGGGAGGCAGCATCACTGGATACACCGGAGCCTGGGGATACCAGGCTTTGCGCCACTGCCCCATCGCCTTGATCTCATTGCTCTGCTCATTCCAGATGCCGTTGGCCAGGGCTCCCACGCCCGGTGAACCAATGTTGAATACGAATTCACTCATGCGCAGCGCACCGATGTGGTGCTGCACCATGGCGTCGATCCAGCGCAGGTCGTAGGTGCTGCCTGCAGGGCCCACCGAATGGTCATGCCCATGGTGCGGCTGTTGGCTCGGTTGCCGTTGATGGTGGTCGTGGTTGTGATCGTGACCTGAGTGATCCATCGCCGGCTGTGCCACGGACACGGCCGGTAGCCAGAGGGAGGCAAAGGCAACCAGAGGAAGAAGGCGACGCAAGTCGGACAGCACGAGTCCAGATAGTGTCTGGTCTCCCATTACAGGAGAGTCAATCCCCGTGACGGCTTCGGATGCGTTGCTCAAGATCGGTGCGGTGGCGGAGCGCAGTGGCGTTTCGGTGAAAACGATCCGCTTCTACTGCGACCAGGGCCTGCTCCAGCCGGTGGCGCGCTCTGATGGGCGCTACCGCCTGTTCGACGACTCGGTGTTTGCCGAGCTGGCCTTGATCCGCCGTCTGCGGGCCATGGATCTACCGCTGGCGACGGTTGGCACTGTGCTGGGTGCACGGCGATCCGGGAATTGCACCTGCAACGATCTCCAGGCCACGATCCGCGGCAAGCTCACCGAGATTCAGCAGCGCGTCCACGAACTACAGAGCCTGGAAGCCGAACTCAACACGATGCTGAACACCTGGGAGCGCTGCGGCGGCCGTTGATGCGTTGCGCGATCAGCGCAGTGCTCAGGCTTCGATCAAGATGTTGCCCATCATGCCGAGCTCCTCGTGATCGAGGATGTGGCAGTGATACACGCTCTTGCCAGCAAAGTCGCTGAAGCGGGTGCGCACGCGCACGGTTTCGCCAGGGCGCACCAGCACCACATCCCGCCAGGCCCGGTAGGGCTCAGGCCTGCCATTGCGGCTGATCACCTGCATCGGATTCACATGCAGAT encodes:
- a CDS encoding MerR family transcriptional regulator translates to MTASDALLKIGAVAERSGVSVKTIRFYCDQGLLQPVARSDGRYRLFDDSVFAELALIRRLRAMDLPLATVGTVLGARRSGNCTCNDLQATIRGKLTEIQQRVHELQSLEAELNTMLNTWERCGGR
- a CDS encoding DUF3721 domain-containing protein, whose translation is MISPVPQRCTIVTVLLSATLLLPQASWAHSKGLYSTRSEAEQRAKQLGCDGVHDNNGRWMPCSNEAMLHKELREE
- a CDS encoding DUF305 domain-containing protein encodes the protein MRRLLPLVAFASLWLPAVSVAQPAMDHSGHDHNHDHHQRQPSQQPHHGHDHSVGPAGSTYDLRWIDAMVQHHIGALRMSEFVFNIGSPGVGALANGIWNEQSNEIKAMGQWRKAWYPQAPVYPVMLPPGGNPNSLEALRRMSAAQITAMQMSGSAPSPETRVNWFLEGMIQHHGGALEMAHDALDKSTNPTILRLARQIIVTQRREIIELRRMLRRDGLNKPAYYKYDALFSL